DNA sequence from the Drosophila sechellia strain sech25 chromosome 3L, ASM438219v1, whole genome shotgun sequence genome:
GATAGTGCGATATGCGATGCATAAGTGGCGCGAAGAAATTTGAATTGtatggcaaataaaataacttaGTTTTTTACTTCGATGCTTTctctttaagttttttttaatcatttcATTTATGCAATAGTGGATGCTCATTAATTACGCCTGCGTTCCATACCAGCCCTCATTGCAATGTCTTCACAGTTCATGGGTGACTGCCAACCTATAGCATAAAAAAGGTTTATTAAAGATATAAGTATAAATATCAGTATTTAGATAAACTTACCCAAGCAGTTTAGCTTGGAGAGCTCACAGCGTCCGACGTTCCTCCAGTGCCAAGATAATTCGGTCCTTTGTCTGCACTCCTTATTGAACAGGGGTAAATCGCGATCGATTGAACTATTTAGACGCCTCACACAGGATTCACATTTCCTTGCCAATTCGTCACAGTCCCGATCTTGACCAGCAACCAGAGTCAACGATATGACTAAGAACCAGATGTTTAAGTCCTGAATATTATGTCATAATTATTTCTAGCTTAAACTTACCAAAAAAGACGGTTAAAATTGTTTTCAGGCGCATTATTGTAGCTTAAACTCTCACGTTGGTAACTTATCAGTTGGCACACTACAGAAGTTTCCGATCCAACTTGACTTTATATAAATACGATAAACAATATATCTCAGAAATGACAGATGTTTTACGAAATATGGCAAGTATTTAAATCAGAAATAAAAGCCTTTAGTAAGGGGTGGAAAAGTTTTAGGAAATGTATTCAAAGTAGGACAATTTTTTGTTAAGTTGAATAAGCCTTTTATTTTGCTTCCTGGATGGCAGtaaaaaagtaaattaaaaattaaaagccgGGTATTTTTCTTTAAGCGGGCTACACTTTATAAAAGCCCAAGTTTTAGCTCAAGCAACACAGTACGAAATTCACGATGTCCAAGATTACTCTGCTTATTGGTAAGGATCTGCAAATGGAATTTATGAGTCCAAAtactttattattaaatatatattttattcttttatttagcttttatttgccttttcGTTATCGTTCAGGCCCAAAGCGATAGACATATTTGTAGACGAATTGTCGACAGATGTGAGTCAAGGGTCGCGAGAAATGGCAGAAACAACGATATATCGAATATTTTCAATGAGAACTGTCGGCGAACCCATAGAAATTGGCGCGAAATTTCCCGATGCGAACTCGCAAAAGCCAATTGCATATGTAAGTATATATAaacacttttttttatatattttatacatatgtTATCTTTGTGCAGTGACCCTTGAGCGATGTGACACATTGTCCTGCGAGAATGTCCGGCGAGCACTTGCCTAATAAAATACCGAGATCAGAATCGAAAAATGTAATcgacatacatacatataaaaaagaaaaacattttttactGCAATGAAATAAATACATCGATGCTCTCAATTTATATGCTTAGAATTTTATcgggaaataaataaaacctgCTCATACAAACAATCAATACATAATAGATATGTCAAATTGATTTTCGCAATTATTATCTGAATATGGAAGGCACAGCGATATTAGATTTCACTTAGTGCAACTAGCCAGTCAATACGACTAAATATTCGATTACCGCTCAAAATTGAGTATTCGAAaagatttttattattaagacGAAACGTGTTAAATTACCTCGTGCGCAATTCTGTCTGCTCAatttttatgcatttaaaCTGTATGTTTAATCAAGTGTTTCAGAGtcgtaaaatatttaaaagaaaagaatgAGCACAACACGTTTTGAATTTATTCGACAAAGAGAACTCGTCCAAAAATGAACCCAATAAGCTCATCAAAATTAAATAGGAAACTGGCTAGTAGACCTTTCCTAAATGAAGGTGAgtgtttattataaataatattattaaattatttttcgttgaaattaataaattttttattcaaAGGACTACCTGTAAGAAAGTCTATGGGTTGTCTTTTTCTTGGCATTATAATTGGAGTTTTTTTAGCCGGAATAATCTTTTATTCGTTGAAGAACGAAGACTGCCGGAAAAGTTCGAGGAATATAATGAGCATTATTGGAGTGAAAATacctcaaaacaaaaacgccACATCGAAATTGGATACTGCCGCAAAAAAGTTAGAAGAGAATAGCGCAGCGGTTACAAAATTGAGCATAGAAGGTACACAAGAATCCCCTgatgaatttaataaaattgataaTAACTCATAAGTTGCAATGCTTTAAGATATTAATTAAGTAATGATATATGAAATAAACAGatgttaattatttatatgtcaacattttaaatactttaaaagATGTTcgattaaatatattttgttttttaggcAGAAcctgttattattataatagaGGGTAATATTTTTGAGagcattaaagttttttattatttttgagcAGTATACATTTTCCAGGATATTATTCTGAACGATTTGGTTGTACGAGTTATTCTTCAGTAGGTCGACGAGTCGTAGTTCTACGAGAAGATCTGGTAGTTGGACCACGACCACGTGTAGTTCTACGAGAAGATCTAGTAGTTTGACCACGACGAGTAGTTGGTGTCCTACGAGTAGTTCGAGGTCGTCGTGTGTCAGGAATTCGCGGGGTTGTCGTCCTTGAAGTGGGAGGGCGACCGGACCCGCCATCAATGCTGTTTCTCACATTTCTGCAGTTTATAACAGCACAACGCTCGAGTGTCACTGTTAAATCGATAGTtagataatataatattatatttttatatgaaaTACGGTTATTTCAAATCAGATACTTACATCGACAAGTAGCCAGAGACAATTCGCAACGAGAGACATTTCGCCAGTTTCGAATGCCTGGCTGGCGGCTGCAGTGATTATTAAATGTGTTCGAAACATCATTTTGAACTCCCAATCTCCGTTCATTTCGTCGGCAAGTTTCGTTTTCTTTACGGCAAATTTCTTGTTCACGATTTTGAGCCTGAACAGCCACGCAAAGGCAAAGAATAGCTAAAATGGTTATCATAAGGGTTAATAATCATTTATGGTATAGCGGTCTATATCCTTACCAAAAAGGAGAGTAATTTTCGACATGTTGGTACTGCTACTGACAACTTGTTTGACTTCAGTGATAAGTGTGCTTCGGTCTTGGGCTTTTATAAAGTGCTTGACAGCCTTCGGATTAAGAACCTCGTGGCTTTTATGCATTAAGCCCTTTATTTAAACCAGGAAGTTATTGTCTTAATGCCCTTCAATACGCTCAAAAGATGGTCCAGTTTTTATTAAGGGTTTGAATAGGGTTTATGACAATTTTGTAAATCTTTTGTTCCATATTTTTAACTTATACCTTTTGTCGTGAAACAGCTGCTTACGCATAGGTTATGGTGTTTATATAAAGTCAGGTTCTGTCAAAGTCTTCGGTAGTTACATAACTGATAAGTTCCAGACAACAgccaaaaaatttaaaactaaaattatGCATATTAAAGCTGTTGTAACCGTATTTTCTGGTAAGCTAGGACTTTTAACTATCTAGCAGTGTTCCATAATAATTAGCTTAAATTCTGGCTGAAAGTCCTGCTCTTGGTCTTGGTGGCTGGACAAAATCGGAACTGCGACGAGTTGACCCGCAGATGTGAAGTCTGCGTGGAAACATTGAATAATGCACCTGATCGTAACCTGCCCGTTCTCAATAAAGAGTGCAGGACTAAGACTCGGAACAATTGGCGTTGGAGGAATGTAGGACGTTGTGAGCTCACCAGGCTTAACTGCTTGGGTAAGTTGTATATAGAAGAATGCATTACTATAtacttgtatttatttacttacCATCTCATTTGCCATCAGGTGCTAATCGACGCATGAACTGTAATGATATTGCTGAACTCGCTGGCATGGATCgtattaattaataatgatAAAAATGCTTGTTAAttgattaataataaaaacaccaGAGAGCATTGAAATAACAACTCGAATATATTATCAAGAATTTAGCCAAGAAGAAACTCAACTCGTTTGCTAGGATTTGAAATGGACACTTGGACTTACTTCTTATATTTATCACAAGCAAGTGCTTTTCACCACCTTAATTCCTTTTACGATCTCAAGTCATGATTTTATGactttaaacatttatttaatttatttagccCATTCGCTTCGTGATGCCGCAAATCCAGTTCACCAAATTAAAGCTACTGTAACCAGCCAAAGAAACCATAGTAGCTAGTAAAGCCGCAACCCAAAACACAAAAGTCCAAATGCCTACCCAAAAATTGAGACAGACCAAAGCAAAGCAAGTGACGCCTTTTGTCCGGTGGCCATTGACCAAAACTCTTGCATCTTTAAGTCTGttgcatttttgaattttaactTCGTCTGCCTGTAAATGTACTCGCTCAGATTCAATTCCAAAGCGATTATCACCACTTAGCTGTCAACGACACGACGCCAAACTCCGGTCCAAAAAAAACGGCTACGGAACTGAAACCACTGCTCCACAGCCGAATCCAAGACCAAGTCGAAAATGTTTCCAAGTCCCAGACCAAGTACGAGTGCGAACGCCAATATCGCTGGCCAGGCACTTTGGATGTGAAGCTCTCTTGACAAAGGGCATGGCTGTTGAATGTGAGTGTCTACATGTGTACCTACTTCGCTGGctcaaataaaatttacactTACAAGTGGCGCTAAAGTCAAGTGCAATGCATTCCATATACCCCATTCCCATCTCTAAATCCCCAAACCCGCTCCATTCGGACCCCTTCTCTAACCACTTTTTCCGACGTCAGCTGGCCAGACATGTTCAAAGTGGAAGGCAACGAAAAGGAAAGACTTTTCAAAACGGCAGGGGAGTGGCGAAGCGATGGGTGCGGCAACTGTGGTCAAGAGTTTTATAAACTTCATCATCATGATGGCCTGGTCTAAGCATTTTTCAAGTGCATCGCCAAATGttcaattttcaaatattataTAAGCAGTTGGAAAATCATCACCATCCATGCCCTAACTTTGTAACGGGTATATTTGATATCCCAAAAGCGCAAAGAATTACCATATTCAGTTTTAATTTGAACACCGACCTTTCCCGCCAACGTCTTTCGTCGATCAGTCCTGCAACCAGTCCCACCAAAGTGTCCCGACGAGCTGTTCCGACTGGACCCGCTGACCTGTACTGCCATATTCCGACGGCTGCCGCAATGTCTGATTGTAAAACAATATTCAATGAACAACAATTAGGTCAGCTTTCTTGTTCAATCAACATGGTTTTTATTGGATGCATTCTTCTATCAGTAATGGTATTCGATCCACGGTATTACGAAGCTATTACCTAAGTTCCGCTTTTGGTGGACATCAAATGGGGGACATCACGGGCAGCCACATCCTTTTTCTCCACTTAGGGGAATGACAGGTCCGGGTCCAAAGTTCCCGGGAATTTCGGGATCGGGTATTAGAGGACTATCGGGATTCCAGCCTTGTGGGCATTGTGGATCGAATCCGCATTCTGCATTGTTGGGAATGACAGGTCCTGGTCCGGAAGGTCcgggaaatggggaaaaacaAGGACCGCCAGGATTCCAACCTGGTGGATTCCACGAGACACAGCCGCAGGGCGTTCGAGATGGTGTTGGTATTGACCAAATCGGACCGCCGGGATTCCAACCTGACGGTTTTCTCGAGCATTCGTCTGGTTTCTTGGTAGTCGTTGAACCGCTTGGTATTATAGGACCGCCAGGATTCCATCCAGACGGGTGAGAGCTACTACAACCGCATGGTGGTTCGGTGTTTTCAGTGCTTGGTGGATTGGGTGGAAGGGTGTTCTTTTGAGTTGTGCTATCTGTACAAGTGCATGGAGGATTGGGTTTTTGAGTAGAAATATCTGTAACCGGTGGATCCGTCCATGGAGTAGTGGTAGTGCTTTCTGTACAAGTACAAGTCGGATTGGTCTTTTTAGTAGTGCTATCTGTACAAGTGCATGGAGGATTGGTCGTTTTAGTAGTGCTATCTGTACAAGTGCAGGGAGGATTGGGTTTTTGAGTAGAAATATCTGTAACCGGTGGATCCGTCCATGGAGTAGTGGTAGTGCTTTCTGTACAAGTACAAGTCGGATTGGTCTTTTTAGTAGTGCTATCTGTACAAGTGCATGGAGGATTGGTCGTTTTAGTAGTGCTATCTGTACAAGTGCAGGGAGGATTGGGTTTTTGAGTAGAAATATCTGTAACCGGTGGATCCGTCCATGGAGTAGTGGTAGTGCTTTCTGTACAAGTACAAGTCGGATTGGTCTTTTGAGTTGTGCTATCTGTACAAGGAACGTGTGTTCTAGGCTTCCTTGTGTTTCTGTGATGCTTCCGTTTTCTGATATTTGGATGTTTTGGTCTTGGTGTCTCACGTCTCCTAGGGATTCTCCTGCGCCTCCCAGTAGATCTCACAGGTCCTGGTCCACCCCTATGCGTCTCCTTGTGTTCCTTGCGACCACCTTCATTGCACGGTTGGAGACCCAATGCCTTCTCAATTACCTCCAGGCAGGCTTCACTCTGCTCTGCATAGTACAGCAGAAAGAAGCTCACTAAGAAGATGATGTTAGCTAAATGAATTATCCATTTTAGTAATTCAACTTACCCACTAAGCAGACCACGGTTAGTTTCATGGTGAAACCCCTTTAGGAAGTTGTCGGAAACTGTGTTCATCCTTATCTCCACAAAGAACTTATATACCATTTAGAATGCGCCAGTTGACTTGCCAATTGTGTCAATAACTGTAGAAAGAATGTAATTATAGACATGAACTCGGGCGACTGCAAATTTTGGGACATGTATTAATAAGCGCCACTCTGTTTGCACATGTAGCGTGGAAAATTTCCCTCAAGTTCAGATCTTCAGATGAACGGGGGAGGTCTAGCGTTTGGACCAAAAGCATTGGCTGCAATCTCAGACAGCCAAATAATAAACTACCATTTTTTATGGCATcaagaaaatcaaaaacattTCGTTTGAAAAATTATGCTTTGGAAAAAGATGGAGGGGAGTGAGGAGTTTTGAAGAACTGCCAGACGAGATGACGAGGATGCATCAAGTGTAAGACAAGCATGACGATGTGCACGATGTGCGTGCCTGGCTCAACTCATCGCGATGCTGGTCTGGACCCGTCTTTACGATAATGCCCCGTACGTGGAAGATGCTCTCGTGGTCGGGCGACTGTTGATTCCTGGAAGGGCTAGAGCTGAAAGGGCCCAGAAAAAATTGAAGGCCAAGACCGCGACTACGACAAGAACATATCGCTTTATTGGCCGCACAGACAAGCTAGAGTAACCAAGTCAAATCTCTTCACATATGCATTTATTTGGACAAAATCACTTTAATATTTTAGCTGCGCTCCCATGTGGTAATTAATCACAATGCTGTTGGGAATTCTTCTAAGTTCGCCTTGGCATCCCAGCAAGCTCTGCTATTACCAAGCAATTCAGTTTCCTCTTGTGAGCTGGAAATGCGGGAAAAGTCAATAACATTATCATGCACTTTTATAAATTGATGTCCGAAACAAATAGATTTgtaaaggaaaataaataagtgacATTTTTTCTCCTATTctcaaaatttaattaatttgggtataatttcaatttacgATAGTCTTAGTCCAGAAGatatatttacaattttaaattaaaatctaagGATCCATACCAAAGGCTTTAAAAGCTAAGTGACAGTGTTAGTAACATAAATTACATTTCTGGAAGGCAAGActcatttataaattatttggtATATTCCAAATTTAAGGAAATCTAAATTTTTTGTTTCACTTTTGAAAGGTTTTCCAGAAGTTTTTTGGTTTGGCTTTTAGAACTAGTGGTTACATTAACTTACCTCCGCAAGCGATCACTTGAAGATTGCAGATAGTCTGATTCTTCCAGATGTATCTACCACGGACTTTCTCACGGCATCCGTTGTTCAGGAAATCCGCATTATTGATGTAATTATTGAGTCTGCGGATGCAAGGATTGCAAGTGTCCCTTAACTTACGGCAGTCAGGACTTTGTCCATTAATGAGTACACAGCCCAGGATCAAGATGACGCAGATAATACTTGTCGATTGCATTTTTAAGTCTGCGTGCAAGTAAATCAACTGGAGATTTCCTTTTAGcttacattaaaaaatatcaGCTTTTATATAATTTGGAAACAAGGAAGTCTTATCTTCCAAATAGGACCACATCTATTTTACGGACGCTACTCTAGTCGGACCTATTGAATTTGGATTGTTCATATAAAATTGTAAAGAAGATAAAGCCCTTTTACACCTGTTACAATTGTAAACGTATTCTTCCTTGATCAATGTTTACGGTATAAATACAGGGCGATATATTACGATATAGTCAGAGTAGTTAACAAGTTCACCTTAAAAACTTCTGCAATGTCAAAACTTCTGCTGTTGATGGGTAAGCAACCTTATAGATAATAAAACTTTGTTTTATAATTCCAATCCTTTAGCTTTCTGCTGCATATTAATATCCCAGGTCCTAGCTCAGGATGCTTCAAGTCGCCAATTTTGCGATCGTTTATTCGCCGACTGTCTTCGTGAAGAGCCCTATGTGGGACGAAGAGATGATACCGTGGATCTATTCAATTTATATTGCTTTCAGAATGTTTTCCGTGGACACTGGATGAACGTATCCCGTTGTCAGCTGGTCAAAGCCTCGTGCATATGTAagcaaattattatttattttataggAATTTTATTAAGATTTTTCCTTCTTAGTAACTATGGTTCGCTGCGATAATTTATCCTGCAAAAATGTTTTCCTTGCCCTGACGTCCTAATAAATTGCATTATTTTACTGTTGTGAGGTTTAATAAATGCGTTGTCAGCCGAAATAACAGAAAGGTTTTCAATGAGAGAAAATAAAGTGATTTTAATTTCCGTTCTTGAAATAATTGGCTTCTGCTTatagtttatttatatttatttaagcaaATGCCACAAAAACTAACAGGCATTGGACATTTACAGCAtagaaaattataatatataagctttttgttttcctaACACCGTGTACTGAGTATTTCTATAACTTAATCTTAATCAAATAGGATGTGCAACAACGAAGCGAATCTCAAACTATATAGGACTTAAAATAATCCGATTTTATTTGAACAGGAAAAGGAAAATTATCTGCTCAAAATACCGATATCTATATGGTAACGATTTTTAAGGCAGTTCCACAGCTGTTACTCATGTACTTATTTCTAGATGTGCTATAAATATCTGACCAGAATTGGAGATCCATAATATTGTGTTTACATTTAATAAGCTCgtattgattttaattttaactttaACGGAACTTtgacttaaaaaataaaataaataaatatttttctataacGTAAATAAGCATACATTTGCAGTAATTATGCCTGCAAATTAGTTTACTTTATATAATCCTTCGCTAGCTGTTTTGAAATTTGTTAGATTTAGCGTTGGTAATGGTAGTAAATCTATATAAGCAAACAGAATTTTtgataaatgcattttattgtatttaaacATATTTGTTTCAAGAATATGAGAAACAATTATTATCCAGTCATATGCTTCGGCCATATGCTACATTTATTATCCTGGAGGTCTTGGAGTAACTTTGGGCATTTTGGCAACTTCGGCGATGACAACACAAAGCATTGCTCGTTTCGGAACTGAAAATAACCAATTAAACATTGATTAAACTGTATAAAGTTAACGAAAAGATATCGGTTTACCCGAACAAGCTATCGCTTGAAGTTCGCAAAGATTCTGGTCCTTCCATACATAGCTGCCGCGAACCTTTCTTCTGCATTCTTTATTTATGAAGTCCGCCTTGTTATAGGGATCATTAAGTCTTTGGATGCATTTCGAGCAAATATCTCCTTGCAGTCGTTCGATTGGCCATGGACTATCACAGAACGCAGAGTGTCAACTTCATCTTCAAATCACTTTGTGGTGATGCACACTCTGATGAAACTGTATTCAGAATGGGGCCTTATATATGATGGCCAACAAGGAAGCGAGGTCTTAAGTGTCCCCAATTTATTGAACATAAAgaaattattattcattaaaTAGGTATTCCCAATACCTGTGTTAAATGCAGttgggtttttaattaattctaTAGAGATTTTTGGACAATTGCAAATGACAGCTTTAAGTGTATAGTTATGGGTATAAATACGGCGGGACACGTTCCAGTGTAGTCACTGGACCAATAGCTATTTTTAAAGtggtaataattttaaaacacgcaaaataaactaaaagcGAGAAATGATATTTAACAAGATTCCATTTTGtattcttaatttttatttaaatgtaatattttaagttttggCTCTCATTAGATATTGCAATCAAGTGGGTTGTTCTTTATGCAAAACTTTACTATATTTTGTAATTCAATAAATgtgttaaaatattaaaaatattctaatagTGTCCTTAATCCTTAAAATATATGTTATCCTTTTGGTCACATAGGATACATAGCTGTTAGATaacaatattaatttaaaaacatgGGCATAGGTCGTTTTTTAGCTTGATTTTGGAAATCGATTTTCCCAAACTATGGACTTGCGGGAAATTAGTTAAC
Encoded proteins:
- the LOC6605807 gene encoding uncharacterized protein LOC6605807 codes for the protein MRLKTILTVFFVISLTLVAGQDRDCDELARKCESCVRRLNSSIDRDLPLFNKECRQRTELSWHWRNVGRCELSKLNCLGWQSPMNCEDIAMRAGMERRRN
- the LOC6605808 gene encoding uncharacterized protein LOC6605808, with the translated sequence MSKITLLIAFICLFVIVQAQSDRHICRRIVDRCESRVARNGRNNDISNIFNENCRRTHRNWREISRCELAKANCILTLERCDTLSCENVRRALA
- the LOC116800934 gene encoding uncharacterized protein LOC116800934, whose protein sequence is MNPISSSKLNRKLASRPFLNEGLPVRKSMGCLFLGIIIGVFLAGIIFYSLKNEDCRKSSRNIMSIIGVKIPQNKNATSKLDTAAKKLEENSAAVTKLSIEGTQESPDEFNKIDNNS
- the LOC6605809 gene encoding salivary glue protein Sgs-3, which encodes MSKITLLFAILCLCVAVQAQNREQEICRKENETCRRNERRLGVQNDVSNTFNNHCSRQPGIRNWRNVSRCELSLATCRLTLERCAVINCRNVRNSIDGGSGRPPTSRTTTPRIPDTRRPRTTRRTPTTRRGQTTRSSRRTTRGRGPTTRSSRRTTTRRPTEE
- the LOC6605810 gene encoding uncharacterized protein LOC6605810, giving the protein MHIKAVVTVFSVLLLVLVAGQNRNCDELTRRCEVCVETLNNAPDRNLPVLNKECRTKTRNNWRWRNVGRCELTRLNCLGANRRMNCNDIAELAGMDRIN
- the LOC6605811 gene encoding mucin-2, which produces MKLTVVCLVVSFFLLYYAEQSEACLEVIEKALGLQPCNEGGRKEHKETHRGGPGPVRSTGRRRRIPRRRETPRPKHPNIRKRKHHRNTRKPRTHVPCTDSTTQKTNPTCTCTESTTTTPWTDPPVTDISTQKPNPPCTCTDSTTKTTNPPCTCTDSTTKKTNPTCTCTESTTTTPWTDPPVTDISTQKPNPPCTCTDSTTKTTNPPCTCTDSTTKKTNPTCTCTESTTTTPWTDPPVTDISTQKPNPPCTCTDSTTQKNTLPPNPPSTENTEPPCGCSSSHPSGWNPGGPIIPSGSTTTKKPDECSRKPSGWNPGGPIWSIPTPSRTPCGCVSWNPPGWNPGGPCFSPFPGPSGPGPVIPNNAECGFDPQCPQGWNPDSPLIPDPEIPGNFGPGPVIPLSGEKGCGCP
- the LOC6605812 gene encoding uncharacterized protein LOC6605812; this encodes MQSTSIICVILILGCVLINGQSPDCRKLRDTCNPCIRRLNNYINNADFLNNGCREKVRGRYIWKNQTICNLQVIACGAHKRKLNCLVIAELAGMPRRT
- the LOC6605813 gene encoding uncharacterized protein LOC6605813, whose amino-acid sequence is MSKLLLLMAFCCILISQVLAQDASSRQFCDRLFADCLREEPYVGRRDDTVDLFNLYCFQNVFRGHWMNVSRCQLVKASCILTMVRCDNLSCKNVFLALTS
- the LOC116801140 gene encoding LOW QUALITY PROTEIN: uncharacterized protein LOC116801140 (The sequence of the model RefSeq protein was modified relative to this genomic sequence to represent the inferred CDS: inserted 1 base in 1 codon) — its product is MYLTVCFIFLLRSVIVHGQSNDCKXDICSKCIQRLNDPYNKADFINKECRRKVRGSYVWKDQNLCELQAIACSVPKRAMLCVVIAEVAKMPKVTPRPPG